The following is a genomic window from Bordetella sp. H567.
AGCGGCGAGCCCTACGGCAAGGCGGGTGCCTACGGCATTCAGGGACTGGCCGCTGCCTTCATCGAGCGCATCGACGGCAGCTATACCGGCGTCATGGGATTGCCGCTTTTCGAAACCGCGGCGCTGCTGCGCCGCGTCGACATCACGCTGCCCTGAAAAGCAACATGCCCTGGTACGGCTCGCGTACCAGGGCATGCGTCGACATGACGGAATGCAGGGTGTGGCGCCGGCGAGGCGCCTTGCCCGAGGCCGCGTTCAGTGTCCAGGCACCGCCGCGGGCTGCACCGGCTGCACGGGCGTTAGTTGCCCGTTCAGCGCGGCATCGAGCGCGGGTTTGTCCAGTTGTCCTTCCCACCGGGCCACGACGATGGAGGCCGTGGCGTTGCCCACCAGATTCGTCAAGGCGCGGCACTCCGACATGAAGCGGTCCACGCCCAGGATCAGCGCCATGCCGGCGACCGGCAAGCTGGGCACGACCGACAGCGTGGCCGCCAGGGTGATAAAGCCCGAGCCCGTGACGCCAGCCGCCCCCTTGGAGCTCAGCATGGCGACCAGCAGCAAAAGCACCTGGTCGCCCAGCGACAGATGGATGTCGCAGGCTTGGGCGATGAAGAGCGCCGCCATGGTCATGTAGATATTGGTGCCATCCAGGTTGAACGAATAGCCCGTCGGCACGACCAGGCCAACCACCGACTTGGAGCAGCCGGCGCGTTCCATCTTCTGCATCAGGCTGGGCAGCGCCGCTTCCGACGAACTGGTCCCCAGCACGAGCAGCAGTTCCTCGCGGATATAGCGGACCAGCTTGATGATGGAGAAGCCGTTGTAGCGCGCAACCAGGCCCAGGACGACCACGACAAAGAGGACGGCCGTGGCGTAGAACGTGCCGACCAAGGCGGCCAGGTTCAGCACGGACTTGATGCCGTACTTCCCGATCGTAAACGCCATCGCGCCAAAGGCGCCGATCGGCGCGGCGCGCATCAGGATCGCCACCATCTTGAACACGGGGTGCGCCAGCGCGTTCAGCAGGTTCACGACAGGTCTGCCACGTTCGCCGACCAGGGCCAGCGCCACCCCAAACAACACCGACACGAACAACACCTGCAGGATATCACCGGTGACGAACGGGCCCGGCAGCGAGCTGGGAATGACGTTCATCAGGAAGCCGGTGACGGTGGTGTCGTGCGCCTTGGTGACGTAATCGGCAACTGCTTTACTGTCCAGCGACTGCGGATTCACGTGCATGCCCGCACCCGGCTGGACGATATGGCTGACCACCATGCCCACGATCAAGGCGATGGTGGAGAAGGTCAAGAAGTACGCGAACGCCTTGCCCGCCACGCGGCCGACACGCTTCAGGTCGTTCATGCCGGCAATGCCGGTGCTCACGGTCAGGAAGATGACCGGCGCAATGATCAGCTTGACCAGCCTGATAAAGCCATCGCCCAGCGGCCGCATGGCTTCCGCGGTATCAGGTTTGTAATATCCCAGCAAAATGCCGATGACGATTGCGACGATCACCTGCACGTAGAGGATCTGATAAAACTTCTGCTTCCGCGGCACCGCGGTCTGATCTATTTCGATCATTGCTCATCCACTTGTTTTGATCATCAGGCGCCCTACAGGCCCACGAACATCGCGCCCGCGCCGTGATGGTCAATTATCGCATCCCAAACAGGCGAGCTACCGGCCGGGATGGAGAAAAACTCGATTCAGAAAAACGGGGTAGCACGGAAAGCGCTGCCTACCACCCCGGTATGGCATGGCGCGGCACATAAAGCAAAACCCCGCTGGGGTGACCCAGCGGGGTTTTGGGGGTAAGAGCCTGACGATGACCTACTTTCACAGACGTCCGTCCACTATCATCGGCGCGAAGGCGTTTCACTGTCCTGTTCGGGATGGGAAGGAGTGGGGCCACCTTGCTATGGTCGTCAGGCGTAAAGGGTTGCGCGGCGTGCCGGCCCGGTTGGGGGGCTGGCGCGTCACGCCAATCTGGTCAAAGCACACGCAAGCGCGCTTGCGGCGAGGGTATTGGGGTTGCCGGCAGCGGCGGCGCTGTTGAGGCGCGGCCGGTGAGCGGCATAGGATTCGGGTTGGGACTGCGTGGCGGATCGCATGGATCCGCGTGGCACGTCTACGCCAAGCATCATGGCAAGCGGGCGGCCTGGGCAGGTGGCTCAGGCGACCGGCTCGCAGTCAGTTGCGAGGGTTGCAATTGTTGGGGTCTAACCATCAGGGTTATAGGATCAAGCCGCACGGGCAATTAGTATCGGTTAGCTTAACGCATTACTGCGCTTCCACACCCGACCTATCAACGTCCTGGTCTTGAACGACCCTTTAGGGGGCTCGAGGCCCCGGGATACCTAATCTTCAGACGAGTTTCCCGCTTAGATGCCTTCAGCGGTTATCTCTTCCGTACATAGCTACCCGGCAATGCCATTGGCATGACAACCGGTACACCAGAGGTACGTCCACTCCGGTCCTCTCGTACTAGGAGCAGGCTCCGTCAAGTATCCAACGCCCACGGCAGATAGGGACCAAACTGTCTCACGACGTTTTAAACCCAGCTCACGTACCTCTTTAAATGGCGAACAGCCATACCCTTGGGACCGGCTACAGCCCCAGGATGAGATGAGCCGACATCGAGGTGCCAAACACCGCCGTCGATATGAACTCTTGGGCGGTATCAGCCTGTTATCCCCAGAGTACCTTTTATCCGTTGAGCGATGGCCCTTCCATTCAGAACCACCGGATCACTATGTCCTGCTTTCGCACCTGTTCGACTTGTCAGTCTCACAGTCAAGCACGCTTATGCCATTGCACTATCAGCACGATTTCCGACCGTACCTAGCGTACCTTCGAACTCCTCCGTTACGCTTTGGGAGGAGACCGCCCCAGTCAAACTGCCCACCATGCACTGTCCCCAACCCGGATAACGGGCCAAGGTTAGAACCGCAAACAGACCAGGGTGGTATTTCAAGGTTGGCTCCACCGAATCTGGCGACTCGGTTTCCGCGCCTCCCACCTATCCTACACAGGCCGGTTCACAGTCCAATGCAAAGCTACAGTAAAGGTTCATGGGGTCTTTCCGTCTAGCCGCGGGTAGATTGCATCATCACAAACACTTCAACTTCGCTGAGTCTCGGGAGGAGACAGTGTGGCCATCGTTACGCCATTCGTGCAGGTCGGAACTTACCCGACAAGGAATTTCGCTACCTTAGGACCGTTATAGTTACGGCCGCCGTTTACCGGGGCTTCGATCAAGAGCTTGCACCCCATCACTTAACCTTCCGGCACCGGGCAGGCGTCACACCCTATACGTCGACTTTCGTCTTTGCAGAGTGCTGTGTTTTTAATAAACAGTCGCAGCCACCGATTCTCTGCGACCCCATCATGCTCAGCGCGCAGGCGCCTCACACTACCGGGGCATACCTTCTCCCGAAGTTACGGTATCAATTTGCCGAGTTCCTTCTCCCGAGTTCTCTCAAGCGCCTTGGAATATTCATCCCGTCCACCTGTGTCGGTTTGCGGTACGGTCTCGTACAGCTGAAGCTTAGAGGCTTTTCTTGGAACCACTTCCAATCACTTCGCGAGACATGCTCGCTCGTGCCACACCCTTGAGTCACGCGCCCGGATTTGCCTAAGCGCCCTCTCTAATGCAGCAACAGGGACATCCAACACCCTGATGATCTTCCGCGATCCGTCCCCCCATCGCACTGTACGACGGTGCTGGAATATTAACCAGCTTCCCATCAGCTACGCATCTCTGCCTCGCCTTAGGGGCCGACTCACCCTGCGCCGATGAACGTTGCGCAGGAAACCTTGGACTTACGGCGAGGGGGCTTTTCACCCCCTTTATCGCTACTCATGTCAGCATTCGCACTTCTGATACCTCCAGCAACCCTTACGAGTCACCTTCACAGGCTTACAGAACGCTCTCCTACCGCGTGCAGTTTGACCTGCACACCCGCAGCTTCGGTTTATCGCTTAGCCCCGTTACATCTTCCGCGCAGGACGACTCGATCAGTGAGCTATTACGCTTTCTTTAAAGGATGGCTGCTTCTAAGCCAACCTCCTGACTGTCTAAGCCTTCCCACTTCGTTTCCCACTTAGCGATAATTCGGGACCTTAGCTGGCGGTCTGGGTTGTTTCCCTCTTGAGTCCGGACGTTAGCACCCGGTGCTCTGTCTCCCAAGCTGGACTTGCGGGTATTCGGAGTTTGCCATGGTTTGGTAAGTCGCCATGACCCCCTAGCCATAACAGTGCTCTACCCCCCGCAGTCATACTTGAGGCACTACCTAAATAGTTTTCGGAGAGAACCAGCTATTTCCAGATTTGTTTAGCCTTTCACCCCTATCCACAGCTCATCCCCTAGTTTTTCAACACTAGTGGGTTCGGTCCTCCAGCACGTGTTACCGTGCCTTCAACCTGGCCATGGATAGATCATCTGGTTTCGGGTCTACACCCAGCGACTAAATCGCCCTATTCGGACTCGCTTTCGCTACGCCTTCCCTATCCGGTTAAGCTTGCCACTGAATGTAAGTCGCTGACCCATTATACAAAAGGTACGCCGTCACCCCACAAGGAGGCTCCGACTGTTTGTATGCATACGGTTTCAGGATCTATTTCACTCCCCTTCCGGGGTTCTTTTCGCCTTTCCCTCACGGTACTGGTTCACTATCGGTCGATCACGAGTATTTAGCCTTGGAGGATGGTCCCCCCATCTTCAAACAGGATTTCACGTGTCCCGCCCTACTTCTCTTACGCTTAGTTCCACGCATTGCATTTCGCCTACAGGGCTATCACCTGCTACGGCCGGACTTTCCATTCCGTTCGACTATACAACGCGCTAAAACGTAAAGGCTCTTCCGATTTCGCTCGCCACTACTTTCGGAATCTCGGTTGATTTCTTTTCCTCGAGTTACTGAGATGTTTCAGTTCACCCGGTTCGCTTCCTGGAACCTATGTATTCAGCCCAGGATACCGTCTCGCGACGGTGGGTTTCCCCATTCGGATATCTGCGGATCAATGCTTGTTTGCCAGCTCCCCGCAGCTTTTCGCAGGCTACAACGTCCTTCATCGCCTGTGATCGCCAAGGCATCCACCATATGCACTTAGTCGCTTGATCCTATAACGCTAATGGCTATAAAACCGAACAAGCAACCGTCTTGCTTCTGACATGATTACTTCGCGTTTGTGCCGTTCAAATCAATTCACTTGAGTTTGAACTATCATGCAATCACAACCCGTATCCAACGGCGCATTCAACTTCAATGCACCGCCAATACTTCTCGTTGTGCTTCTTCCAGATTGTTAAAGAACGAATAAAACTGTCGAGTCAAAAACCCAACGCTCAAGACTCGACCCGCCAGAACCCGGCAGGTCAAACACTGAGCGTTGAACTCTTTCTTCGCGGACCCGGCACTCGCACTCACCAATGGCCGCCAATTGACCAGCAATTGACAGTAAATGGTGGAGGTGAACGGGATCGAACCGATGACATCCTGCTTGCAAAGCAGGCGCT
Proteins encoded in this region:
- a CDS encoding dicarboxylate/amino acid:cation symporter, which produces MIEIDQTAVPRKQKFYQILYVQVIVAIVIGILLGYYKPDTAEAMRPLGDGFIRLVKLIIAPVIFLTVSTGIAGMNDLKRVGRVAGKAFAYFLTFSTIALIVGMVVSHIVQPGAGMHVNPQSLDSKAVADYVTKAHDTTVTGFLMNVIPSSLPGPFVTGDILQVLFVSVLFGVALALVGERGRPVVNLLNALAHPVFKMVAILMRAAPIGAFGAMAFTIGKYGIKSVLNLAALVGTFYATAVLFVVVVLGLVARYNGFSIIKLVRYIREELLLVLGTSSSEAALPSLMQKMERAGCSKSVVGLVVPTGYSFNLDGTNIYMTMAALFIAQACDIHLSLGDQVLLLLVAMLSSKGAAGVTGSGFITLAATLSVVPSLPVAGMALILGVDRFMSECRALTNLVGNATASIVVARWEGQLDKPALDAALNGQLTPVQPVQPAAVPGH